The Deinococcota bacterium DNA window GACTGGCCACCAGGATGAACGAGGCCGGAAAGGTCAGGGCGGCCCGGGCGCGGCTGATGGTGACGACGCCGTCCTCGAGCGGCTGGCGCATCACCTCGAGGGCGCGGCGGCTGAACTCGGGGAACTCGTCCATGAAGAGGATGCCCCGGTGGGCGAGGCTGACCTCGCCGGGCCGGGGAATGTTGCCGCCGCCGATCAGCCCGGCGTCCGAGACGGTGTGGTGGGGGCTACGAAAGGGCGGCGCCCTGACCAGGCCGCCGGTCAGGACCCCGGCGGTCGAGTGGACGCGGGTGACCTCGATGGCCTCGTCGCGGCTTAGGGGCGGCATGATGCCCGGCAGGCGCCTGGCCAGCATGGTCTTGCCCGAGCCTGGCGGCCCGCTCATAAGCAGGTTGTGGGCGCCCGCGGCGACGATCTCGAGCGCCCGCTTGACCGCGGCCTGACCCTTGACGTCGGCCAGGTCGGGCAGTTCGTGGCTGCTGGCCTCCGCGCTCGCCTGGTGGGCTTGCAAGCTCACTTGACCCCGCAGAAACTGCACCGCCTCCAGCAGCGTGTTGGGGGCGTAGACCTCGACCTCGTCCACGGCCGCCGCCTCGGCGGCGTTCTCGGGCGGCACCAGCACCCGCCCAAGCCCCGCCTGGGCGGCGTAGAGGGAGATGTTGATGGCGCCGCGCAGCGGCCGGAGAGACCCGTCCAGGGCCAGTTCCGCGCTGACGACGGTACCGTCCAGGGCCTCTTGCGGCAGGACGCCCTGGGCGACTAAGAGCGCCAGCGCGATGGGCAGGTCAAAGGCCGGGCCTTCCTTGCGCACGTCGGCGGGTGCCAGGTTGATGACCACGCGGCCGGTGGGGAAGGGCAGGCCGGCGTTCCTGACGGCCGCGCGCACCCGCTCGCGCGACTCCTGAACGGCGGCGTCGGGCAGGCCGACGACCGTCACCGAGGGTAGACCGCCCGACAGGTCCGCCTCGACCACGACGCCGTAGGCCTCGACGCCCAGGACGGCGGCGGAGGTGACTCGAGCTAGCATAGGTCACTATACCCAAGGATGGCGTTCTGCAACGGGACCGCGCAATGGGGGACCGCGCAATGGGGGACCGCGTAATGGACCGCCAGCCGGCGGGCGACGAGCGCAGGAGCTAGCGAAGACGCTCGAGCGCCTGCACGTCTCCTCGCGCCGCGTCGCGCAAAAAGGCGACGTCCGAGCCGCTGGTCACGAAGGTGTAGCCGGCCGCCACCATATCCCCGGCGCCCCGTCCGCCGTAAGGAAGGCCCCCCAGGGGCTTGCCGCTCGCCCTGGCCGCCGCCTCGGCCCTCTGCAAGAGCGCGCCGACCTCGGGGTCGTCGAAGTCTCCCGGCTTGCCCAGACCGGCCGACAGGTCGAAGGGGCCGATGAAGAGCATGTCGATCCCTTTCACGGCGGCGATCTCGGCGCTGTTCGCCACGCCCGCGGCGCTCTCGATCTGCGCGATGACCAGCAGCTTGTCCCCGGCCGCGCTGGCGTAGTCGGTATCCAAGCCATAGCCCGAGGCGCGGACCAGCGGGTAGGCCACCCCGCGCCTGCCGGCGGGCGGGTAGAGGCAGGCGGCGACGGCCGCCCGCGCCTCGTCTGCGCTGCCGACCTCGGGCACCATGATCCCTAGCGCGCCGATGTCGAGCGCGCGCTTGATCCAGACCGGGTCGTTGGCAGGCACGCGGACGACGGGTGTAGCCTCGGTCGCCGAGACCGCCTGCATGAGCTGAACGGCGTTCAGGAGGTCGCCGGGGCCGTGCTCGAGGTCGATCAGGACCGCGTGGTAGCCGGCTAAGGCGACGAGTTCGGCGGCCAGGGGGCTGCACAGGTGGAGCCAGCAGCCGAGCGAGGGCTGACCCCTCTCGAGCCTGCTTTTGAGCACGTTGTTCATCATCAACCTCCTCTTGATGCTACCTCGCCCCGCCTCACCCACCGAACCCACCTTACCCACCGTGGTGGCGGGCCCAGCGTCCTGCTTTCCCAGCGCCAGGGCCGGATGTTAGACTAGCCGGTGACAAAGCGCAGCCACCCTACGTTGCGAGCTCGAAGCGCTCAGGAGGCATCATGATCAGCGTCACAGAACTGCGAAACAACACCAAGGTCGAGATGGACGGCGGCCTCTGGGAATGTCTCGACTACCAGCACCAGAAGATCGGCCGCGGCGGCGCCAAGGTCGTCGCCAAATTTCGCAACCTGGAGACCGGCTCGATCGTCGAGCGCACCTTCAACGCCTCGGAAAAATTGCAGGACATCTTTATCGACTACAAGAAGATGCAGTACCTCTACTCCGACGGCGACTCCTTTACCTTCATGGACACCGAGACCTACGATCAGCCCGCCTTGAGCCGCGCGCAGATTGGCGACGGCGCCAGATTCCTGAAGGAGTCGATGGAGGTGACGGTGGACTACTTCCGCGACAAGCCGCTCAAGGTGACCCTGCCCAACGTGGTCGCGCTGGCCATCACCCAGACCGACCCGGGCGTCAAGGGCGACACCGTCTCCGGCGGCTCGAAGCAGGCGACGCTGGAAACCGGCGCGACCGTGAACGTGCCGCTCTTCATCGACCAGGGCGAGACCATCCGCGTCGATACCCGTACGGGCGAGTACCTCGGGCGCGCCTGATGGACGTCAAGGAGCTGAAAAGGCTGCTTGACGCCATGCGCGACTCGGAAACCAACGAGCTGGTGCTCGAGACCGGCGACTACAAACTGACCGTGAAGCGCGGCGCGGAGGCGCAGATGATCCAGGCGCCGCAGCCGCCCGCCGCAGCCGTCCCGACCTCCCAGCCCGGCGCGCCCGAGGCCGCTCGGGGGGCGCCCACGCCGGCTTCCGTCCCCGCGCACCTCGTCCAGATCACCGCGCCCATCGTGGGCACCTTCTACGCCTCGCCCTCGCCGGACGCCGCCCCCTACGTCAAGGTGGGCGACAAGGTCGAGGCCGGCAAGGTGCTCTGCATCATCGAGGCCATGAAGCTGATGAACGAGATCGAAGCCGAGGTGGCCGGCGTCATCGCCGAAGTGCTGGTCAAAAACGAAGAGCCGGTCGAGTACGGCCAGGTGCTCTTCAGGATCGATCCGAGCTGAGGCGGCTGATGACCCACACTCCAAAGCAGCCAGAAGCCTTGGCAACAGCGATAAGCAGCGAAGCGAGGCGCCGGGAGCCGGGGGGGTTTAGCTTGGATTTTGACGTCCGGCTCCCGGACTTTGCCCTTTATGTTTAAGGTTGCCCTTTATGTTTAAGAAGGTCCTCATCGCCAACCGCGGCGAGATCGCCCTGCGCGTCCTGCGGGCCGCCAAGGAACTCGGCGTCAAGACGGTGGCGGTCTACTCGACCGCCGACGAGAACTCCTTGCCGGTGCTCCTCGCCGACGAGTCGATCTGCATCGGCCCGCCGCCGTCCTCGGGCTCCTACCTAAACGTCCGCAACCTGCTCTCGGCGGCGACCGTCACCGGGGCCGAGGCGATTCATCCCGGCTACGGCTTTCTCTCGGAGAACGCCGAGTTCGCCGACAAGTGCGAGGAGCACAACATCCGCTTTATCGGCCCGACCGCCGAGTCGATCCGGCTGATCGGTGACAAGGCCAGCGCCCGCAAGCTCGCGGACGCGGCCGAGGTGCCGACCGTGCCGGGCTCAACCCCGCTCAAGTCGCTCGAGGAGGCCCTGGCCTTTGCCGAAAAGATCGCCTATCCGGTCATGCTCAAGGCCTCTGCCGGCGGTGGGGGGCGGGGCATGCGGGTCGTGCACAGCCCGACCGACTTAGAGCGCCAGCTCGTGAACGCTCAGGAGGAGGCTCGAGCGGCCTTTGGCAACCCCGAGATGTATATGGAAAAGTACATCGACGAGGCCAGACATGTCGAGATCCAGATTTTCGGTGACGGCGCGGGGGGGGTGATTCACTTTTTCGACCGCGACTGCTCGATCCAGCGCCGTCAGCAGAAGATGCTCGAGGA harbors:
- a CDS encoding aldolase/citrate lyase family protein; the protein is MMNNVLKSRLERGQPSLGCWLHLCSPLAAELVALAGYHAVLIDLEHGPGDLLNAVQLMQAVSATEATPVVRVPANDPVWIKRALDIGALGIMVPEVGSADEARAAVAACLYPPAGRRGVAYPLVRASGYGLDTDYASAAGDKLLVIAQIESAAGVANSAEIAAVKGIDMLFIGPFDLSAGLGKPGDFDDPEVGALLQRAEAAARASGKPLGGLPYGGRGAGDMVAAGYTFVTSGSDVAFLRDAARGDVQALERLR
- the accB gene encoding acetyl-CoA carboxylase biotin carboxyl carrier protein; the protein is MDVKELKRLLDAMRDSETNELVLETGDYKLTVKRGAEAQMIQAPQPPAAAVPTSQPGAPEAARGAPTPASVPAHLVQITAPIVGTFYASPSPDAAPYVKVGDKVEAGKVLCIIEAMKLMNEIEAEVAGVIAEVLVKNEEPVEYGQVLFRIDPS
- a CDS encoding YifB family Mg chelatase-like AAA ATPase yields the protein MLARVTSAAVLGVEAYGVVVEADLSGGLPSVTVVGLPDAAVQESRERVRAAVRNAGLPFPTGRVVINLAPADVRKEGPAFDLPIALALLVAQGVLPQEALDGTVVSAELALDGSLRPLRGAINISLYAAQAGLGRVLVPPENAAEAAAVDEVEVYAPNTLLEAVQFLRGQVSLQAHQASAEASSHELPDLADVKGQAAVKRALEIVAAGAHNLLMSGPPGSGKTMLARRLPGIMPPLSRDEAIEVTRVHSTAGVLTGGLVRAPPFRSPHHTVSDAGLIGGGNIPRPGEVSLAHRGILFMDEFPEFSRRALEVMRQPLEDGVVTISRARAALTFPASFILVASQNPCPCGYHGDPQRGCACTPGMRQRYRERISGPLMDRIDMRLGVPRLSPDELIHSAPGEASSAVRARVIGARRLAVARQGVPNARLAGQALRKHAALEAGPQAFMRTVSKQLALSGRGFDRLLRLARTVADLAGESAVSEAHLAEAVGYRGLI
- the efp gene encoding elongation factor P; translated protein: MISVTELRNNTKVEMDGGLWECLDYQHQKIGRGGAKVVAKFRNLETGSIVERTFNASEKLQDIFIDYKKMQYLYSDGDSFTFMDTETYDQPALSRAQIGDGARFLKESMEVTVDYFRDKPLKVTLPNVVALAITQTDPGVKGDTVSGGSKQATLETGATVNVPLFIDQGETIRVDTRTGEYLGRA
- the accC gene encoding acetyl-CoA carboxylase biotin carboxylase subunit, with product MFKKVLIANRGEIALRVLRAAKELGVKTVAVYSTADENSLPVLLADESICIGPPPSSGSYLNVRNLLSAATVTGAEAIHPGYGFLSENAEFADKCEEHNIRFIGPTAESIRLIGDKASARKLADAAEVPTVPGSTPLKSLEEALAFAEKIAYPVMLKASAGGGGRGMRVVHSPTDLERQLVNAQEEARAAFGNPEMYMEKYIDEARHVEIQIFGDGAGGVIHFFDRDCSIQRRQQKMLEEAPSTLPNALRLAIAESAVRLCQHINYRGAGTCEFLVDRDGAFYFLEMNTRIQVEHPVTEMITRFDLVQEQFKVAAGLGLSLAQDEVKLAGHAIEVRINAEDPDHDFRPSAGTITDLHWPGGPGIRVDSHVYAGYRIPPNYDSLVGKIIAWAPSREAAIARMRRALEETVLDGVKTTIPFHLKVLDNAFYKRGAVYTNFIPRRMQS